A genomic segment from Gemmatimonadaceae bacterium encodes:
- a CDS encoding sodium:solute symporter family protein: MHVTTLTTLDYVVMAIYFAVVLGIGWALRRMMRTSTDFFLSGRSLPPWVTGLAFLSANLGAQEVIGMGASGAKYGIATSHFYWVGAIPAMVFVGLFMMPFYYGSRARSVPEYLKLRFDEKTRTLNAVSFAFMTIFSSGVSMYAMGKLLNLLLGWDFDVSVIVSAAIVLAYVLFGGLTSAIYNEVLQFFMIVFGFAPLVFLGLRAVGGWNLLQERLTQAAINAQMTPTAYTHAWKGMGDAATNSIGVESFGLLMGLGFVLSFGYWCTDFLVVQRAMAADSMTAARRTPLIAAVPKMLFPFLVILPGMIALVLGGGEGATAVGGIGQGIIPAKLAANGAAMVDATGRTVLDYDLATPMMLVTLFPTGMLGLGLTALMASFMSGMAGNVTAFNTVWTYDIYQAHIRRGASDEHYLWMGRAATVGGIMLSVAAAYAASAFNNIMEFLQLVFAFVNAPLFATFALGMFWKRSTGHGAFLGLVMGTLGAAVHHGISLARGAVPGIKGGYFGTILTYPSEMAQTFWTAIVAFSTCFVVTIIVSLMTRPRPDAELKGLVYSLTPKPTEEHLTWIQRPATFAIGVLAMTVLLNIVFF; encoded by the coding sequence ATGCACGTCACGACGCTGACCACGCTCGACTATGTGGTGATGGCCATCTACTTCGCGGTGGTGCTCGGCATTGGCTGGGCGCTGCGACGGATGATGCGCACGTCCACCGACTTCTTCCTCTCCGGGCGCTCGCTTCCGCCGTGGGTCACGGGGCTCGCCTTTCTCTCGGCCAACCTCGGGGCGCAGGAGGTGATCGGGATGGGGGCGTCGGGGGCGAAGTACGGCATTGCCACCTCGCACTTCTACTGGGTGGGCGCCATCCCGGCGATGGTCTTCGTCGGGCTCTTCATGATGCCGTTCTACTACGGTTCGCGCGCGCGCTCGGTCCCCGAGTACCTCAAGCTTCGCTTCGACGAGAAGACACGCACGCTGAACGCGGTGTCGTTCGCCTTCATGACGATCTTCTCGTCAGGCGTGTCGATGTATGCAATGGGGAAGCTCCTCAACCTCCTGCTGGGGTGGGATTTCGACGTCAGCGTCATCGTCTCGGCGGCGATCGTCCTGGCCTACGTGCTCTTTGGCGGGCTGACGAGCGCGATCTACAACGAGGTGCTGCAGTTCTTCATGATCGTCTTCGGCTTTGCCCCGCTTGTCTTTCTCGGGCTGCGCGCCGTGGGCGGGTGGAACCTTCTGCAGGAGCGGCTGACGCAGGCGGCCATCAACGCGCAGATGACGCCCACCGCCTACACGCATGCCTGGAAGGGGATGGGCGATGCGGCGACCAACTCGATTGGCGTGGAATCGTTCGGGCTCCTGATGGGGCTCGGCTTCGTCCTCTCGTTCGGCTACTGGTGCACCGACTTTCTCGTGGTGCAGCGCGCCATGGCGGCCGATTCCATGACGGCGGCGCGGCGCACGCCGCTGATTGCGGCCGTACCCAAGATGCTCTTCCCCTTCCTGGTGATCCTGCCGGGGATGATTGCGCTGGTGCTGGGCGGTGGTGAAGGGGCGACCGCGGTGGGCGGGATCGGGCAGGGGATCATCCCGGCCAAGCTGGCGGCCAATGGGGCCGCGATGGTCGATGCGACCGGACGCACCGTGCTCGACTACGACCTCGCAACGCCGATGATGCTGGTGACGCTCTTCCCCACGGGGATGCTGGGACTGGGGCTCACGGCGTTGATGGCGTCGTTCATGTCGGGGATGGCCGGCAACGTAACGGCGTTCAACACCGTCTGGACCTACGACATCTACCAGGCGCACATCCGCCGGGGGGCAAGCGACGAGCACTACCTGTGGATGGGGCGTGCGGCGACGGTGGGCGGGATCATGCTGTCGGTGGCGGCGGCCTACGCGGCGAGTGCCTTCAACAACATCATGGAGTTCCTGCAACTCGTCTTTGCCTTCGTGAACGCCCCGCTTTTCGCGACATTTGCGTTAGGCATGTTCTGGAAGCGCAGCACGGGGCACGGCGCCTTCCTCGGGCTGGTGATGGGGACCTTGGGCGCCGCGGTGCATCACGGCATCTCGCTGGCGCGTGGCGCCGTTCCCGGCATCAAGGGGGGGTACTTCGGGACCATCCTCACCTACCCCAGCGAGATGGCGCAGACGTTCTGGACCGCCATCGTCGCCTTCTCGACCTGCTTCGTGGTGACGATCATCGTGTCGCTGATGACGCGCCCTCGCCCCGATGCGGAGCTCAAGGGGTTGGTGTACTCGCTCACCCCCAAGCCAACGGAGGAGCACCTGACGTGGATCCAGCGTCCGGCCACCTTCGCGATCGGCGTGCTGGCCATGACGGTGCTCCTCAACATCGTCTTCTTCTGA
- a CDS encoding Gfo/Idh/MocA family oxidoreductase: MAPVAGGAPSFTFSAHGTRMPLNRKLRYGMVGGGPGAFIGAVHRRAAELDGLAEIVAGAFSSDPAKSKAQGEALHLEASRVYGSYEEMATAEASRPPGDRIDVAVIVTPNHVHFPAAKAFVERGFHVICDKPMTTTLDDAEALCHLVKAQGVVFALTHNYSGYPLIKQARAMVASGALGDLRKVVVEYSQGWLGSLLEASGQKQADWRTDPARAGAGALGDIGSHAEQLARYVTGRRIERLLADVGTVVPGRKIDDDANLLLRYEGGSRGILHCSQIATGEENRLTLRVYGSKASLEWAQEEPNFLTVRHADGPAQLLKPGNAYLAPAAQRAGRLPSGHPEAFFEAFANVYANALRTIAARVAGESPDPADLDFPTVQDGATGVHFIETALRSAREGAQGAGHWVDATYTPPS; encoded by the coding sequence ATGGCGCCGGTCGCAGGAGGGGCGCCGTCCTTCACCTTCAGCGCACACGGGACGCGGATGCCGCTCAATCGCAAGCTTCGCTACGGGATGGTTGGCGGAGGCCCCGGGGCCTTCATCGGCGCGGTGCATCGGCGCGCCGCCGAACTGGACGGGTTGGCCGAGATCGTGGCCGGCGCCTTTTCCAGCGATCCCGCGAAGTCGAAGGCCCAGGGCGAGGCGCTGCACCTGGAAGCCTCGCGCGTCTATGGCTCCTATGAGGAGATGGCGACCGCCGAGGCATCGCGTCCCCCTGGCGACCGCATCGACGTCGCGGTGATCGTGACACCGAACCACGTGCACTTTCCGGCGGCGAAGGCGTTCGTCGAGCGCGGCTTCCATGTCATCTGCGACAAGCCGATGACGACCACGCTGGACGACGCCGAGGCGCTGTGCCACCTGGTGAAGGCGCAGGGAGTGGTGTTCGCGCTGACGCACAACTACTCCGGTTACCCGCTCATCAAGCAGGCGCGGGCCATGGTGGCCAGTGGCGCGTTAGGCGACCTGCGGAAGGTGGTGGTGGAGTATTCGCAAGGGTGGCTCGGGTCGCTTCTGGAGGCGAGCGGGCAGAAGCAGGCCGACTGGCGCACCGACCCGGCGCGCGCCGGTGCCGGCGCGTTAGGCGACATCGGCTCGCACGCCGAGCAACTGGCGCGCTACGTCACCGGCCGCCGCATCGAGCGGCTGCTGGCCGACGTGGGGACGGTAGTCCCCGGCCGCAAGATCGACGACGACGCCAACCTCCTACTGCGCTACGAGGGCGGCTCGCGCGGGATCCTGCACTGCTCGCAGATCGCGACGGGGGAAGAGAACCGCCTCACATTGCGCGTGTACGGGAGCAAGGCATCGTTGGAGTGGGCGCAGGAGGAGCCAAACTTCCTCACCGTGCGCCACGCCGACGGGCCTGCGCAGCTGCTCAAGCCGGGGAACGCGTACCTGGCGCCGGCCGCGCAACGCGCCGGCCGACTCCCCTCGGGGCACCCGGAGGCGTTCTTCGAGGCCTTCGCCAATGTGTACGCCAACGCGCTGCGCACGATCGCGGCACGTGTGGCGGGCGAGTCGCCCGATCCCGCCGACCTCGACTTTCCCACCGTGCAGGACGGGGCCACCGGCGTGCACTTCATCGAGACGGCCCTTCGCAGCGCCCGCGAAGGGGCGCAGGGCGCCGGTCACTGGGTCGACGCGACCTACACCCCGCCGTCGTGA
- a CDS encoding MFS transporter, with protein sequence MTSSNGLSARLRAAVGAREGEGAVLLWSTAYYFLVLCAYYVIRPIRDDIGAASGAEKLAWLFTGTLAGMLAVHPLYTSIVTRLTRRRFVSWAYRFFALNLVAFYLYFRNADPAQAVWAGRVFFIWTSVFNLFVVSVFWSLTTDLFRPGQGKRLFGFVAVGGTLGAMLGATITSTLVGVVGSVGLMLVSAVILELAVQAALVIDRHEGRMREAAVAEGEPASEATRDASKEVIGGGILDGIKHTFSSPYLFGIATLILFYTISSTFLYFQQADIVKVAFGDDREARTRVFANMDLVTNGLTLIAQLFLTGRVMKWLGVGAALAFLPVLTMVGFGILGIAPVLSVLIVFQVLRRAGNFAIQRPGREALFTVLARTDKYKAKNFSDTFVYRLGDQVGAWSYTWMAVFGLGASGLAFTMVPFSALWLLLTVWLGRQYAQREAARTAGR encoded by the coding sequence ATGACCAGTTCCAATGGGCTGTCGGCCCGGCTACGCGCGGCGGTCGGTGCGCGGGAAGGTGAAGGCGCCGTTCTCCTCTGGTCCACCGCGTACTACTTCCTGGTCCTGTGCGCCTACTACGTCATCCGCCCCATCCGCGATGACATCGGCGCGGCGAGCGGGGCGGAGAAGCTGGCGTGGCTCTTCACCGGGACGCTGGCCGGGATGCTCGCCGTCCACCCGCTCTACACCAGCATCGTCACCCGCCTAACGCGGCGGCGTTTCGTGTCCTGGGCGTATCGCTTCTTCGCGCTCAATCTGGTCGCCTTCTACCTCTATTTCCGGAATGCCGACCCGGCGCAGGCGGTCTGGGCGGGGCGCGTCTTCTTCATCTGGACGAGCGTCTTCAACCTCTTCGTCGTCTCGGTCTTCTGGTCGCTCACCACCGACCTCTTCAGGCCGGGACAGGGAAAGCGCCTCTTCGGCTTCGTCGCCGTGGGGGGAACGTTAGGCGCGATGCTCGGCGCCACGATCACGTCGACACTCGTGGGCGTGGTGGGGAGCGTGGGACTGATGCTCGTCTCGGCGGTGATCCTCGAACTCGCGGTGCAGGCGGCACTGGTCATCGACCGGCACGAAGGACGGATGCGGGAGGCGGCGGTGGCCGAGGGCGAGCCGGCGTCCGAGGCCACGCGCGACGCCTCGAAGGAGGTGATCGGCGGCGGGATCCTCGACGGGATCAAGCACACCTTCTCGTCGCCATACCTCTTTGGCATCGCCACGCTGATCCTCTTCTACACCATCTCGTCGACCTTCCTGTACTTCCAGCAGGCCGACATCGTGAAGGTCGCCTTCGGCGACGACCGCGAGGCACGCACGCGTGTGTTTGCCAACATGGACCTCGTCACCAACGGGCTGACCCTCATCGCGCAGCTCTTCCTCACGGGGCGCGTGATGAAGTGGCTCGGCGTCGGCGCGGCGCTCGCCTTTCTCCCGGTCCTGACGATGGTCGGCTTCGGGATCCTCGGAATTGCCCCGGTGCTCTCGGTGCTCATCGTCTTCCAGGTGCTGCGCCGCGCCGGCAACTTCGCCATCCAGCGCCCCGGGCGCGAGGCGCTGTTCACCGTCCTCGCGCGCACCGACAAGTACAAGGCGAAGAACTTCAGCGACACCTTCGTCTACCGGCTGGGTGACCAGGTGGGTGCCTGGTCGTACACGTGGATGGCGGTCTTCGGCCTTGGCGCCTCGGGGCTGGCCTTCACCATGGTTCCCTTCTCGGCGCTGTGGTTGCTGCTGACAGTTTGGCTCGGTCGGCAGTATGCACAGCGGGAGGCGGCGCGCACGGCCGGGCGCTAG
- a CDS encoding sugar phosphate isomerase/epimerase, which translates to MPRPVTLFTGQWADLPLETLAAKAHSWGFDGLELACWGDHFDVERAVNDDGYCARQRDILARHGLSVYAISNHLVGQAVCDRIDERHRAILPPRVWGDGKPDGVQARAAEEMKLTARAAARLGVGVVPGFTGSSIWPLLYSFPPVPSEWIDAGFRDFADRWNPILDTFDEVGVRFALEVHPTEIAFDISSAQRALEAIRFRPAFGFNFDPSHFAYQGVDYVAFIETFGHRIYHVHLKDVWWSERPTRAGVFGGHTEFGSRDRYWDFRSIGRGRVQFEEIIRGLNRIGYKGPLSIEWEDIGMDREFGAREACATVKAMNFRPSTVRFDAAFERDGG; encoded by the coding sequence ATGCCGCGTCCCGTCACCCTGTTCACCGGCCAGTGGGCCGACCTCCCGCTCGAGACCCTGGCCGCCAAGGCGCATAGCTGGGGCTTCGACGGCCTGGAACTCGCCTGCTGGGGCGATCACTTCGACGTGGAGCGCGCCGTCAACGACGACGGCTACTGCGCCAGGCAGCGCGACATCCTCGCGCGGCACGGGCTCTCGGTCTACGCGATCAGCAATCACCTTGTAGGGCAGGCGGTATGCGATCGCATCGATGAGCGCCACCGGGCCATCCTCCCGCCGCGGGTATGGGGCGACGGGAAGCCGGACGGCGTGCAGGCGCGCGCCGCCGAGGAGATGAAGCTCACCGCGCGCGCCGCGGCGCGACTCGGCGTGGGCGTGGTGCCCGGCTTCACGGGATCGAGCATCTGGCCCCTGCTCTACTCGTTCCCGCCGGTGCCGTCCGAGTGGATCGACGCCGGCTTTCGCGATTTTGCCGACCGCTGGAACCCCATCCTGGACACATTCGACGAGGTCGGGGTCAGGTTCGCGCTCGAGGTGCACCCGACGGAGATCGCCTTCGACATCTCATCGGCGCAGCGCGCACTCGAGGCGATCCGTTTCCGTCCCGCCTTCGGGTTCAACTTCGATCCATCGCACTTTGCCTACCAGGGCGTCGACTACGTCGCCTTCATCGAGACGTTCGGGCACCGCATCTACCACGTGCACCTGAAGGATGTGTGGTGGAGCGAGCGCCCGACACGCGCCGGTGTGTTTGGCGGTCATACCGAGTTCGGGAGTCGCGATCGCTACTGGGACTTCCGATCGATCGGGCGTGGGCGTGTGCAGTTCGAGGAGATCATTCGCGGGCTCAACCGCATCGGCTACAAGGGGCCGCTCTCGATCGAGTGGGAGGACATCGGGATGGATCGCGAGTTCGGCGCACGCGAGGCGTGTGCGACGGTGAAGGCGATGAACTTCAGGCCGAGCACGGTGCGGTTCGACGCGGCCTTCGAGCGCGACGGAGGGTAG
- a CDS encoding aldo/keto reductase, with amino-acid sequence MLNRRAWLRTAAGSGAALALSPTLAKALESLHAGLGVQGSILKKAIPATGELLPVIGLGSSATFATVARSEEVSALKEVFQAMADRGATLFDTAPSYGASEQVAGQIVNELGIAGKMFWATKLNAAGRGGGTTDPAAARAQVEQSFERLKRPRIDLIQVHNMSDVPTQLGVLKDYKKEGRVRYIGVTTTFEPQYPGLVEVMKNEPLDFIGIDYAADNRQVEEAILPLAQERKIAVLAYAPFGRTSLFRRIGDRPLPDWAREVDATTWAQLLLKWVVSHPAITAVTPATSQAKHMLDNIGGGVGRLPTPAQRQRLIEFVDALPPAPPRGR; translated from the coding sequence ATGCTCAACCGTCGCGCATGGCTTCGAACCGCCGCAGGCAGCGGCGCCGCACTCGCCTTGAGCCCGACTCTCGCCAAGGCGCTCGAATCGCTCCACGCCGGCCTCGGGGTTCAGGGCTCGATTCTCAAGAAGGCGATCCCAGCCACCGGCGAACTTCTTCCCGTCATCGGGCTCGGCAGTTCGGCAACCTTTGCCACCGTCGCCCGCAGCGAGGAGGTCTCCGCGCTCAAGGAGGTCTTCCAGGCGATGGCAGATCGCGGGGCGACGCTCTTCGACACGGCGCCGAGCTATGGCGCATCTGAGCAGGTCGCGGGGCAGATCGTCAACGAACTCGGGATTGCCGGGAAGATGTTCTGGGCCACGAAGCTCAACGCCGCGGGGCGCGGCGGGGGAACCACCGACCCGGCCGCCGCGCGCGCCCAGGTGGAGCAGTCGTTCGAGCGCCTCAAGCGCCCCAGGATCGACCTGATCCAGGTGCACAACATGTCCGACGTCCCCACCCAGCTCGGCGTCCTCAAGGACTACAAGAAGGAGGGGCGCGTGCGCTACATCGGCGTCACCACGACGTTCGAACCGCAGTATCCCGGGCTGGTCGAGGTGATGAAGAACGAGCCGCTCGACTTCATCGGGATCGACTACGCGGCCGACAACCGCCAGGTGGAAGAGGCGATCCTCCCGCTGGCGCAGGAACGCAAGATCGCGGTGCTGGCGTACGCGCCGTTCGGCCGCACCTCGCTCTTTCGCCGCATCGGCGACCGTCCGCTCCCCGACTGGGCCCGCGAGGTCGACGCGACAACCTGGGCGCAGCTCCTCCTCAAGTGGGTGGTCTCGCACCCGGCCATCACCGCGGTCACGCCGGCCACGTCGCAAGCCAAGCACATGCTCGACAACATCGGCGGGGGCGTTGGCCGGTTGCCGACGCCGGCGCAGCGGCAGCGCCTCATCGAGTTCGTGGACGCGCTGCCGCCGGCCCCCCCGCGCGGGCGTTAG
- a CDS encoding MFS transporter: MAGAASSIGDVPASGGVARPRLSFWQIVNMNVGFFGIQYSFGLQQGNMSPIYKYLGADEASLPLLWLAGPMTGLLVQPIVGAMSDRTLSPRGRRTPYFLVGAVLCSLALFAMPFSRTLWMAAGLLWVLDAANNITMEPYRAFVSDRLDASQHSIGFLTQSAFTGLGQTLSYLTPSLLVAVGMNGDAVNGRGIPWITVWAFLIGAVFSISSILVTVRTTPELPLSDEERRRIEQLPRGFGAALSEVAEAFREMPTAMKQLAVMKLFQWYAMFCYWQYIVLSLAVTLFGSSDANTHGFREAGLINGRIGGFYNFIAFVAAFAMVPFTRRFGPRVVHAICLTLAGIAMLSIPAIHDRALLFLPMIGVGLAWASIMGNPYVMLAGSIPQERVGVYMGIFNMFIVIPMMIQIFTLPLFYRSLLGGNPENVIRLAGALLICAAVAVLFVKLAPRTEGVG; this comes from the coding sequence GTGGCAGGAGCAGCATCGAGCATCGGCGACGTTCCCGCAAGCGGCGGTGTGGCCAGGCCGAGGCTCTCGTTCTGGCAGATCGTGAACATGAACGTCGGCTTCTTCGGCATCCAGTACAGCTTCGGGCTGCAGCAGGGGAACATGAGCCCGATCTACAAGTACCTGGGCGCCGACGAGGCGTCGCTCCCACTCCTGTGGCTGGCGGGGCCCATGACTGGGCTCCTCGTGCAGCCCATCGTGGGGGCCATGAGCGACCGCACGCTCTCGCCGCGCGGGCGGCGCACGCCGTACTTCCTCGTGGGGGCGGTGCTCTGCTCCCTGGCGCTCTTTGCCATGCCGTTCTCGCGCACGCTGTGGATGGCGGCCGGTCTCCTGTGGGTGCTCGACGCGGCCAACAACATCACGATGGAGCCGTACCGCGCCTTCGTGAGCGATCGCCTCGACGCCTCGCAGCATTCCATCGGCTTCCTGACGCAGAGCGCCTTTACCGGGCTGGGGCAGACGCTCTCCTATCTCACGCCGTCGCTCCTCGTGGCCGTGGGGATGAACGGCGATGCGGTGAACGGTCGCGGCATTCCGTGGATCACCGTCTGGGCCTTCCTCATCGGCGCCGTCTTCTCGATCTCGTCGATCCTCGTCACCGTGCGCACCACGCCGGAGCTTCCGCTCTCCGACGAGGAGCGGCGTCGCATCGAACAGCTCCCGCGCGGCTTCGGTGCCGCGCTGTCCGAGGTGGCAGAGGCGTTCCGCGAGATGCCGACGGCCATGAAGCAGCTGGCGGTGATGAAGCTCTTCCAGTGGTACGCGATGTTCTGCTACTGGCAGTACATCGTCCTGTCGCTCGCCGTGACATTGTTTGGCTCGTCGGACGCCAACACGCACGGCTTTCGCGAGGCGGGGCTCATCAACGGGCGCATTGGCGGCTTCTACAACTTCATCGCCTTTGTCGCCGCGTTCGCGATGGTGCCGTTCACCAGGCGCTTTGGCCCCAGGGTGGTGCACGCCATCTGCCTGACGCTGGCCGGGATCGCGATGCTGTCCATTCCCGCCATCCACGACCGGGCACTGCTCTTTCTCCCCATGATTGGAGTGGGGCTGGCCTGGGCGAGCATCATGGGGAACCCGTACGTGATGCTCGCCGGGAGCATCCCGCAGGAGCGCGTGGGCGTCTACATGGGGATCTTCAACATGTTCATCGTGATCCCGATGATGATCCAGATCTTCACGCTCCCGCTGTTCTACCGGTCGCTGTTAGGCGGCAACCCGGAGAACGTGATCCGGCTGGCGGGAGCGTTGCTGATCTGCGCGGCGGTGGCGGTGCTGTTCGTGAAGCTGGCACCGCGCACGGAGGGCGTCGGCTAG
- a CDS encoding TraR/DksA C4-type zinc finger protein: MTARAFRRDALPEQGGALTAEQRRDLHEQLLRAQRRLERARAAGIDVDREMDETLGALARMRDDRYGWCTRCGAPIPLGRLLVMPETTHCVGCP; this comes from the coding sequence ATGACGGCGCGCGCCTTCCGGCGCGACGCGTTGCCGGAGCAGGGCGGCGCGCTCACCGCCGAACAGCGTCGCGACCTGCACGAGCAGCTCCTGCGCGCGCAGCGCCGCCTGGAGCGCGCGCGCGCCGCGGGGATCGACGTCGATCGCGAGATGGACGAGACCCTCGGCGCGCTGGCTCGCATGCGGGACGACCGGTATGGCTGGTGCACCCGGTGCGGGGCTCCTATTCCCCTCGGGCGGCTCCTCGTCATGCCCGAGACCACCCACTGCGTCGGGTGCCCGTGA